The window CGAGGCGTTTTGGATCTACATCGTCTCGACCGCGTTTGGTTCGTGCAACTCGACCACCCAGTGCGCGGCGGCCCATCCGCGGGTGCGCGCCGGCGATCAAGCACTATGGCCGGCGCACTGCAGTACGCCGAGGAACTTGCTCCATGGGCCTACGGCGTCCCGGTATTGATGAGCCATGATTCGCGAAACCTGGTGCAGATGAGTCAAATCGTGCACGGCCCAGGCCCCAAGCAACTGTGACAGATTGACGGCCCCGAGCGCCGGATGACGCCCTCGGCGCTCGAAATCTGCAGGCTGCAGATTCAGCGCGCGCAGCTCCGCAAGATTATCTGCACGAAGCCGAGCAAACTGATCGAGCAGTTGCGGCAGCGACTTGCCCTCGCTTTCTCGGAACTGGGCGAAGCGGTCGAACGGCACGAATGTCCGTGTGTCGCCGAACTCGAGGATCGTTCGCACGCGCGGCATCCAATCCGTGCGCTCGCCGTGGATCAGATGGCCCACGACGTCGAACGCGGTCCATGTGTTCTCGCCTTCGTCGTGCGACGTCCACGCTTCAGGCAGATCGCGAAGCAACACATTGAGCGTCGCAGGCGTGCTCGTTAGCAGCGCGATCGTGTCGACCAGCTTCTGTTCCATGAGCACCTCGATGGATCGAAAGCCGAGTCCGATTTTGTGCGCGCGACGTCGGAGCATATCTCCACCGCGCGCCGGCGTCCTTTGACTCGGAGGTCATTGTCGAGATCTTCTCACACGATGTAATCCCTAGCGATCGACGGAATACTTGCCGGCATGGCCGCATCCAGCAGCAGGTGCGATGCGTCTCCGAGGTCGGAAACGAGTCGTCGGGAGGGTTGGTTTCCTTTGATCACGAGACTCGATAGCGGAGTCGATAAGGCATAGTTCCCCGGCAAGTGTCAGTCGAGGGTGGTCCATGAACGCGTGCGGTCGCCGCTCTGTCGACCGAGGAACCTACGACGCTCGATCGAGCTCGGCGAACTGACTGATGCGTACCGCTCCGTCGCGCGTTGTAACGGCGTTGTTGGCTGTGGCTAGAACTACCGCAGCGCTTGTCGTGAAGGAGATGCCGCGCGCGATCGCGCAACGCGGCGCCTTGCGTCGCGCCGCACGTTCTTACTGAGCGATGTCTTTGTCCCTGAGCTGACAAGCGCCGGGAACACAATCGCCGGCTCTCGGCGCCCAATGTCGAGCAAGCGCAGCGCTGCGCCATCCGGGTGACGCCTGTCCGCCTCCCACGCGCGCACCAACTGCGCGCTGACGTTCAGGCAACGCGCGAACACCGCCTGCGATGCATTCAACTTCTTCCGCATAGCGCGAATGTCCGCCGCGCTCAACGCAGCGGGCGCCTCGGGAAGCACCGTCGTACGAAGATCCCGCTTTCCGCGGGCATGCTCCGCCGCTTCGCCCACCGATTGCATCAACTCAGCAAACAGGTCCTTCTTCATAGGTCTCTCAGTCTCATCGCAGAACACCAGAGAACGGAGCGTCCGGCACGGGCGTCGACCCGTTCATTCTTATTGAGCGTTCCACTCGCGCTTGATGGATTCGACCATGGCCCTCAGTTGCCTTTTCTGATCCCGGCTCAGGGTCGATTGTTCATCCTTGCCATAGACGAACAGCAAGTAGATGACACGGTGCGCCGCAAGATAGAGATAATGCGCTCGCGCTCCACCGCGTTTCCCTTTCGCCCGTCGCGCAGCGCGCATACGAATCTTGCGGAGGCCGCCGGTACCGGCATCGGTGTCACCGGCGGTCGGATTGGCCAGCAACTCGCCTTGCAGGTCGTGCAGCTCGTTCTCCAGACCGAGCTGTATCACGCGCTTTGTGAACACGTTCGTTTCAATGAAGTACAGATGCAAAGGAGCGGTCCCGGGTCCTGCCAGTCCATGACTATACTACAATGTAGCCTACTACATTGTAGCGCACAATGGTTGAACGGGCGCAGCTGAGTCCATCCTGCCGGAAGGTCGAACGGCGCGATGCCACCTGCTGCGTTGTTGGCGCTTCAGCGTAGTGCGGATCCGATTCGCTATCGTGATCCTTTCATTGCCACGCGTATCGAAGGTCGATCGAGCGCGTCGCGTCGTGATGCCGTCCTGGCATGACCAAGCCACGCGGAGCTAAACCTCATCGCCCACATACCCTCGGCACGCTGTACCTGACACGGCGGCACCTAGCCCGATGGCTATTGGCGTGGCCGCGACTCGGCTGAAGTAAGCGAGCTCGGATCGGTGGTGAGTCGTTCCCACCATGTGTCAGCCGGCACGATGCGGGGCCGCAACTGTCTCAGCTCGAGCGTCTCGCCGTTCCGCCACGCCTTACGGAACGCATCGAGTTCTCGAACGATCTCCGGCCGGCGCACATCGCTCGCGTAACCGCCTCGTCTAACGTGGACCTTGTGCGTCGCCCAGATATCGGGCTTGAGAAATCGCTTGTGCAACCGATCGCGATGGCACAACCGGCACAGCGCGTACTCTGCCGGCGGCTCCCAGAGATATGGGAGCGAATAGTCCTCGGCGTGGGCTTCGGCTGGCGCAGTCGGATCCTGACAGATGCTGCACGGACCCGGCGGGTGCGCAGGAAAGCCGCGTTTGACGCGCGCATGCTGGGCGCGAAGCTTGGCTTCGCGTTCCTTACCGGTGTAGCCGTTGTAGGGATTCATGGAAACTCGGGTTCAGCGTCCGGTGATTGTTGATACCGATGAAATACCGAACTACTATAGTATAGTCGAGCTCGCCTGGCCCCGCTTGGTAAGCGCTCACTGGTCGACCTCGGCCAGCATTGATTCCAACCGTGCCCGGATAGCCTGCCTCACCTCGGCGGGCGCAAGCATCTCCGCCTCGGCTCCATACTGCAGCACGTGACGGAGCGCCCAGTCGACGTCCGCAAGCGGATACTCCACGAGATACGAACCATCTTCCTCGGCGCTCCCCTGCTCTCGCTCCGCGATCCAGCGTGCGATCCGGGCCGAGTACTGGACGCGCAGCGTGACGGGCGCATCGGTCGACGCGAACACCGGTCCGCTGTCTAACGCTGCCGCGAGCGCCGCCGGCTGCGGTGCGACGTACTTCTCGCCTAACGGCTGCGCCTCTTCGATCCGATCGACGCGAAAGACGCGCACGCCCTTGCTATGCTCGCAGTGCGCGACCAGATACCAACCCGGGCCGGCGAGGATCAACCGATACGGACACACGACGCGCGTGCTGGCGGACGTCGCGTCGCCGCGACGGTACGAGATGCGCAGCTTGCGACGATTGGCGAGTGCGTCGCGCACGGCTGGCAAGTGCGGATTGGCCTCTGCTGCAGCTGCCGCGTAGTGCGCCTCGGGTGTGGAATCGTTGGGCAGCTTGGCAGCCACGGCCCGAATCCGCTCTCGCGCCTTCTCGATCGTCGCGCATTCCTCGGCCGGCCGTTCGGCGCGGATCATCGCCAACCCCAAGTCGAGCGCATGCAACTCGGCGACGGTAAGGCGCATGGGACGCAGGAAGTGCCCGGTCCTAACGGACACCTTCTGCGCTTCGATGAACACCTGCAGGCCTTCGATGAACCCGCCCGGCGTGTCGTACCGCTCGCCGACGGACACCAGATCATTCGCCACCGTTTCCGCCGAGACACCGAGCATCTCGGCGATGGACGCGATGGAGTGTTCTTCGCCGTCGGCGATGCGCGGCACGATCGCGAGCAGGCGCTTGAGCTGAGCCGGGGCATCGGTCAGCGCCGCTTGCTTCCTGGTCGTCATGGCCTGCCCTGGTAGCAGCGCAGCGCCGCGTGCAAGGCGCCGCGGTACGAATCCACGAGGTCCGGCGGCGACACGGGACGCGCCGCGCCGGCCAACGACATGAGCCAGCGCACGAACCGGTCGAGCGACCTCACCCGGTAGTTACGCTGCCCGGGCTGGCCGGCAACCGGTGCGCCTAACTGCATCCACGGCGCCGCGGCTCCGGTCTGCGCGACGAACTCGACCACTGCTTCAACGCCGTCGGCGTCGCCCAACTCCCAGGCCTGGCGCGAGCGGGCATGCTCGCGCAAGTCGAAGCCAGCCGGAACGACGAAGTCGGCGCTCTGCGGCCGAGCTCGGTTGACGGCCACGCGCTGCATCCTGCTCACGCGGAAGTTCTTGACCACGTGCGCGCCGGCGTCGCGCGCGGCCAGGTACCAGTGCGAATTGAGAAAGAACAGGCCTAACGGCTCGACCGTTCGCGCCGCGGTCGAGTCGCCCGACATCGAGTGATACGTGAACGTGAGGCGCTTCCGGCCGAGGAGCGCTTCATTCAGCACCGGAAACACGGCGGCGTCCACACGCTCCGCGCGCACGGCCACGTCGTCCTGTCCATCGTACTCGATGCCCGGTATGTCGAACGCGAGCTTGCGTGCGGCCGAGCGAGCGTGCTCAGCCAGAAGCGGATCGCCCAGTTTCTGGACACGAGCGAGGGCCGCGCCCAACGCGGTCAGCTCGTCGGGACTGAAGGTCAGCGATTGTACGGAGTGATAGCCGTCGCGGTCGACGCGCGAGGGCGTCTTGCCGCGTCCGGAGTGGTCGAGGATCGAGAGGTACGGCAGATAGAAGTTCGAAGGGCGCAAACGGTACTTCTCGATCTCGCCTTCCCCACCGATCGTCTCGATCGGCAGCCCGAACGCGAGGAGCTCGGCCTTGTCGCGCTCGAACATGCGCTTGACCGTTGCTTTCTGGCGTTCCGTTGGGCGCTTGGGGAGCGCGTATGCGGGCACGTCGTCGGCCAGCTCCGTGAACGTGACGCCTAACCGGTGACGGAGCAGGCCGACAATGAGATCGGTCCAGCGTTGGAGCTTGGACGACGTCACGCGAGGCCCACCGCGCGCCGCCAATGCTCGAGGATGAGCACCATGCTGAGGGTGTCGAGACGGCAATACTGTTTGAGCAGCGTCGCCCACCGATCGCGTGTGGCCGCGTCGTTCTTGTGCTCGCCGTACATCATTTCCTGATACGACTGCATGGCGCCGGTGCCTTCGCGCACCTCCTGCAAAACGCCGTTGATCTCGATCGGCGGCAATGCGCGGTACGGGTCATTCGCGGGCTCGCCGCTTAGGCCCGACCACTCGACGAACTGGCGGCGCAGGATCGGGTCGGTACGCCACAGCGCATCGAGCACCACCTTAACGGACGAACTGCCACCCATTCCCGGATGGTAGTAATCACGGCAGGCCCACTGGTACAGGTCGACGATGCGCCGCTCGAATACGTCCGACAGCCACCGCACGAGGTCGGGAGCGTCGTGCCCAAAGCGTTCCAAATCCGACACGATTTGCTTGAGCGTGGTTGCCTCGAAGTGGCTCCAGGTGAGCACAGGCCCCTCGTCGCCAATGGCCGCTCGAAGCGATTCCGCGAACGACTGGTTAGGCCAAATGTCCACGTTGTTGAGCCACTCCCGATGCGCCAGAGGTCCACCCAACGTGCGCGCCGTGTGGGCACTCCACTGGAACGTGACCAGGCCGTACGGCCGCATCCCGCGATGATACGGCAGCGCGAGACGCGAGGTCTCGAAATCGATGAAGTGGATCGGCCCGTGGAGCATCTCGATCTTGCCCCGGAGCTCTGGCCCAACGTAGGTGGAGCCGGCCCGAGTGTATTCGATCTGGCGGCGTTGGCGCGCGGCATTGCCCCCGGGATTGCGATCCGCCTGGATGAGGCCGTCGATCGGCGCCTCGAGCAGGGATGCCGAATGGCGGCCTAACATGTAGGGCAAGAGGTGCGTGCCGTCCGGTGCTTTGGCCGTTCCAACGCGATACAGATCGAGCAGGTGCGGTTCAGCGCCGGCGAGATCGCCCCAGCACTCGCCGAAACCGCTGCGAGTCTCGCCGGGCGTGCGGAATTCACATTTGTCGCAGTGCGATCCCAGCTCGACACCGGCGGTGTGCGCCTCGAAATCAGAATCGAGCCGCGCTTCGAAGAGCAGTGCCAACTCGGCGATTTCGTCGTGCATGATCGCCACCTCGCGCGCCACGTCGACCTCCGTGACGAGATCGAGCCGTGCGAGGTCCTCCGCCGATCCGATATAGCGCGCGGTGTGCAGCCGCATCGTTCCGTCCGACGACGGGCGCCTAACCAACTCGAAGTATCCGGGGACGTTGTCGAGTCCGGTGGATTTGCTCTTGTCCACCAGGGCAAGCACCGGCTGAATGACGAAGCCCGGCATCAGGTGCTCGAGCAGCACGACCTGAAAGGTGAGATCGGCGAGCTTGTCGCTCCAGTCACTGTTTACGCGATAGGGTTGCTTCTTGCTGAGAAATACGCCCGACCGGTTCTGTGCCAGTTGGCGCGCGTGCTCAGTGCCGTCGAACGACTTGGCCTTGACCTCGACGAGACGGAGGACGTTTCCGCGCTTCTCGAGGATATCGACGCGCGCCTGGCGCCGCCCAACGAGCAGGGTCGCTTCGAAGAGCGTAACGTTAGGCGCCTCGAGCGCCGCGCGGGTGCGGGCGAAGTCGATGGCGACGTCGCGGCCGTACTCGAGCTGAATGCCGTCCCGGTAGCGTGCTTTGGCGAGTGCTTCGACCATGTAGCCGCCGTCGGCCAGCATCGCCAGGTAGGGATCGTTGCGGCGTGCGTCCGGATAGCCGTTCTCGCGAAAATACAGCTTGGCCGCACAATCGCGGGCGAGGATGAAGTCGGACTTGGAGAGCGTGCGCGGCCTGGGTGCGAGGCCGGCGTTGGGCGAAGGCACTGTAGATGTAGTCATTGGAGCTAGTACCTCAAGCCTAACGCTTGGCCGCCGAGACGTCGAGGGTTACCCCCGGCGCGCTCGATTGAACGGCGACACGGTTGCTGTCGCCGCTGCGGCGCAGCGTGAGGCCGACGGTCACACTGTCCGGTCCCGGCTGCATGGCAACCTTGGTGAGTGTGACTGACGCAGACTCGGGGCTTAGCTTGGACCACCCGCCCGACGCCGCATCGACGACCACGCCGACCAACCCGGTTAGGAGCACGTCGGCCACGACGTATCCCGCGCGGACATGGCTCTCGAGTTGGATCGAGGCCGGCGAGTAGCCGTCTTTGGCGAAGCGGATGGTGTAGTCGGTGTTGCGTTTGAGGTCGAGGGTGGTGGGGGCCGTGTACTCAGCCGTCTCCGGCGCCGTAGAGACCTTGGTATCCGCCGGGCTGGCCATGACTTGAATGGTTTGCCGGCTGCCGCCGCCGAGGATGAGGCCGCAGCCCGAAAGGCCTGTTAGGAGCGTCGCGAGGGATGCTGCGTAGGCGAGAGCGGAATTGGATCGCTTCATGGTTAGGCCTCGAGTGGAAAGGTCTGGCGGATTGCGCATGGCCAAACGATATCAACCCCCTCTGACAGCCTTCCCGCGAGCCGGCAGGAGCTATTCGCTAACTCATGGATTAGCGGCCGGTTCGCCTAGCGGACGACCACGGTCGCGATGTCCAACAGATGCTGGGTGTGCGCGCTCAGCGCCGCGCGAAAGCAACGTAGATGTACGACGAATTGCAGTCCACTCGATGACTCGACCGACACGTGGACGTGGTCGCCCTGGTGGAGTTCTTGTTCGCAAAGTGAACACACATGCAGCGCCATGATTTTCTGCTCGGCGCTTTCGCGGCTCGGCTTGGGTCGATCCATGCAGTTCTCCTGCTGGGCGTCATACGGTGTAAGTCCAAGGTTCCCGGGCGTGTCAACGTACTGCCACGTTGAAGGTGTGGTGTTGTACCGAACTATGCCCTACTGAGCGCCGTTCGAGGTCGCACACGCACGCGCCGAGTTTCGTTTGCGATCTCGAGGCAGAAGAGTGGTTGCGCTCCGCGCTCGGGGAGCGTCCACCTCGAGTTGCCGTCGAGGTGGATCGTCCATCCAGCGGGTGTGTCTGAAATCACCAGCCTCTTCTGGCCTAACGCGCCGAGCTTGCGCTGGACATACGCCCTACGTCCACGTTGCGTGGTCGAGGAGGGCGATGAAATTCCGCTTCGCCTTGTGACCCGAGCGCACTTGAGCGAGATACCGCTCGAACTCCCGTTCCTTTCCTACGCGGAACATCAGATCGCGAATCTGCCGGAGAAGTCCGATTGCTTCGCGATACGCTTGCTTGTTCTTGCGAATCAGCGTGGGCTCGATCAGGCGCTGATATATCGGCAGTGCGTCACTGGGATGCTCCTTCATCCGATTCCGAGCCAGGGCTAACCAGAGCCCGTCTGAACAGCCACCAGCCAGGGCTTCGTGCCACGCGGCATCCGCCTTTTTCTCCCACAGAAGAATCCGAACCAGTTCACCGCTGTCTGTGTGGCGCGACCAGATCGATCTGGCGCTTTGTGCGTTGCTCTCGGCGGTAGCGAGTGATTCCCTGATGAATGCGATCGCCTTCTCTCGCCACACGTTCCACGATCCAGTACGCGCAGCGTGCTTCTTTAGCACACGGTATTGTTCCAGCTGCGCGGATTCGGTGAACTCCGCCCAGATGATCGCCATCGCCTCATCGTCGCGCTTCCGTCGGTGATATTCGTCGGCGAGAAATTCTCGGAGCCGCGATTCGGTCCGTTCGGGAAACTCACGGACGCCGCGTTCGGCCCATTCGAGCGCCAGGTCGTGTTTCCGCGCGGCTTTGTACGCCTCGGCGATTTGCAAGTAGTAGTACGGCGACGACAGGTCGCGTTTCTTGACCGCGACGACTGCCTCCACGTCGCCGGTTTGCCGAGCCAAGGCCTCCATGGCTCGAGTAATCCGGAACCGCCGCGCATGATCGCCCCTATCGGCGCCGCGCGGGCCGACCGCCGCAAGCTTGGCCCATTCCGCGTCGGCAAGTTGGCGGTAGGCAACAATCCCCGCTCGACCCAAAACGCCGGCGTACGTCTCCACCGCCCCGCTGAAAACATCCCAGTCTCCTCGGAGCTCCCACTCCCAGAGACGTCTCGCCAACTGTCTTGGATCCGGTTTCGCCTTTCTGCATGCCGCCAAGTGCAGCTGCTGAAGGCGCTCGAGGATGCCGCCCATGTATCCATCCGAGTCATCAACGCTTTGCAATCCCCGTTCGACAACGGAGAGAGCGTGCTCCGTTAGATCGACGACTTGGTCCGCACCGCCTTCTCGCAGGAGCTCGTCAAGGGAATCGATGGCGTCGTGGATGCCCTTGGCGTAGTCGTGCACGGCGCCGTACTCAACGAAGTCGCCGGCGTCCGCTGCAGCGTCGATCGCCCGTCGATACGTGTCGAGGTCGATGCCTCTGGCATCAAGCCTCGCGGCGCGCAGTAAAAGTCGTTGACGTATCCGATCGTTTTCCTTGGCGTGCTCCATAGCCAAGTCTATGAGCGCTGATTTCTCTTGAGCCGCGAGATATCGGCGTACATCTCGCATCCTAACGGTCGGCTTGCGACCGCCCTCTGAGGTCGGCGACTGGTCGGCGAGCCATGCCAGCCCAACGGCAACACAGTGCTTGCAGAACGCGCCGTCTCGACCCAGCGGGCACGTGCAGGAGTACTCCACATCAAGCCGTTTTACCCAGAGGCTTACGCGATACGCCCGCGCCCCTTGCACCGTGGCCGAGAGTCTTCCTTTGTCCTCGGTGACCGAGCGCACCCGACCGCTCGCGAAGTAGTGCTGGCCACGTTCGTAGGATTGCTCGCCAGACAATTTCCGAAGGGCGCGACGGTCGAGACGTTCTCCGAGCTTCGGCCGTTTCACGGAAGCGCGTCGTACGGATCAACGATCTCGAGCTTGAACTGCCAACCCTCGTACACCGACAGGATTGCCGCGAGCTCATCAAAGGTCAAAGACTGCCCGTCGACGACGACTCCGCCATACGAGATGCGACCGACCGCGACGTCATGCCCCAAACGCGGCTGTGTCTCGCCCGCCGCCAGGTATCGGGTCGCCAGGCCCTTCTGGAGCTTGCTTCTCAGCCGGCCTAACGCCAGATAGGGACCGGTTTCCGAGTGCGCCGCAAAGGCGTAACCATCGTCCTTCGACGCGCACTCAGTTGCGCGGAGAAAGTAGCCGCTCGCCGTTCTGAGCAACTCGAGGGCGAATTCGTGCGGCTCGCCGCAACAGTCGACGAAGGTCTCCGCGGTCGGAAACGAGTCGTCGGGAGGGTTGGTTTCTTTGATCACGAGACTCGATAACAGTCGAGGGTGGCCTATGAACACCTGCCCAACGAGACGCGGCGCGCCGCTCGCATTCCACGACTCACTCCCAACTTGGCTCGCTCAGTGGCAGCCGACGTTGACGAACACGGTCGCGATCAACGACCGCCCGCCCGCCGCGCCTCGATGCTTGGCAGTGGGACGTTCTCAGCGGCGAGCAGTCGCATTCGCCTTACGCAGCGCCGCGCCGAAGGAGGTGGAGCATCTCATCGTGCGTCACCTCGGCGGCGTACGCGAAGACCGCACGCAGCGAATCCGGCGTGAGCTGCGGATAGCTGGCGAGCAACTGCTCCGTCGACCAACCTGCCGCAAGGAGGCCCAGCAGGCAGTCGACGGTGAGGCGTGTGCCGCGAACAACCGGCTTCCCGACGACGACCTCGGGATCGGAGACTATGCAGTCTTGCCATGGCATATGAGTTCTCCGGGCGAGAGCCAGGATCGGCGGCGATGATGCCCTTACCAGCCTAGACCAGTCGGTGGGACAGGTCAAGCGGTTTCGGAGCCAATCAACCAAATGAGGATAGCGGATCCGTGAATGAGCAGTTTGGGGAGTGGGCGTGGGGCGGAAAACTGAACGAGGCACCTTGCCTTAGTTCAGTTTATGCTGTAAACTGAATTAACAGTCACTCGGGCGTTCAGTTTGCCTGGCTCCTTCCGCGACCTCGTTTGGCAGCACGACCCGACTCTGTATGCGCCGGCACGCTACCGGCGCGCGTGCAGGTATCGCGCGTTCGTACCGGAGCGGCTGGCGGCGCTCGTCGTCACGCTGGATGCTGGCACCGCCGGTGCCGTGTCTGCGGCGGAAACCGCCGTCGCCGCGTTGAACAACCGGGCACATCCCGCGTTGTCTCCGCTCGCGCGACTGCTGCTGCGCACGGAATCCATCGCCTCGTCCAAGGTCGAAGGCATCGCGCTCGGTGCTCGCGCACTGGCGCGCGCGGAGGCACAGTCGGATACGGGCGAGAAGATCGCACAGACGGCGCACGAGATCCTCGCCAACATCGATGCCATGGAGCTCGCCATCGACCACGCCGCCGAGACGGAGGCATTCGCGCTGGCCGACATTGTGGCGATCCACCGGCGGCTCATGCGGGCGAGTGCAACGCCTAACGTGGCCGGACTGGTTCGCGATCGGCAGAACTGGATTGGCGGCAACGACTACAACCCGTGCGGCGCCGACTTCGTACCGCCTCCGCCAAAAGACGTCGGGAAGCTCCTCACCGATCTGTGCCGAGCAGTGAACGACGACACGCTGCCGCCGGTCGTGCAAGCGGCACTCGTTCACGCGCAGTTCGAGACCATCCATCCGTTTGTCGATGGCAATGGGCGCACCGGCCGCGCGCTGATCCACGTGGTGCTCAAGCGGCGCGGGCTGGCGCGGGCGTACGTGCCACCGATCAGCGTGATCCTGGCGGCAACGAAGAGCGGGTACGTTGACGGCCTAACGAGCTTTCGCGGCGCCGATGTGGGGCCATGGATTCAACGCTTCGCCGATGCGACGGCGGCGTCAGCCGAGCTGGCGCGCGGGTACTTGGGCGCCGTCGAACGAAAAGTCGCCGCGTGGCGCGCGGCACTCGAGCGTCATGGCGCTCCTCGGGCAGGCGCCGCGGCGTGGGCGGTCATCGACGTCTTGCCTGCGCATCCTATGATCACCGCGCCGACTGCAATTGCCGCGACGCAGCGCGCGCGGGCAGCCGTGTATCAGGCGATGGAGCAATTGCAGCATGCCGGCGTGCTCAAGCCGGTATCGAACTCGCCGCGGAACCGGGTGTGGGAAGCGGTGGGATTGCTCGAGCTGTTGGAAGGACTCGAAGCGGGCAAGCTTTCGATACAGCGATAGAATCCGAAGGCGCCAGTGGACTCACCTACGGTCGACCAAGGGCACGCGGCCGCTCTTCTGCCTAACTTTCCGGTATGGCTTGTACGACGTCGCACCGTTCCCCAAGCTTCGATGATCACGTTGTCTAACGAACGCCGCAACTGACAGCCGATCTGCGGAATCGTGCTGGCTGCGCCCAGCGCTCTTAGTAGATTCGGCTGCACGTGAGCTCGGCGTTAGGCCGCAACGTGACGAAGCTCGAGCGGCTGTTCGATACGACGGCATTCCTACTGGTTGGTCCAGTTGGTGTTGATGCTCTCGATGTTGCTCGCTGCCCACTGCTTGAGGAACATGTTCATGCTGTTCTCGCGGGAAGCAGCGTCGTTGGAGACTCTCACGCAGAATCCCTTGCCCCCGCTCACATCGGCGTGGACCGGATACTTCTGCTGAATACTAGCGCTCGCTATGACTATTCCAACGTCAAGCCGCCGGCAGGTGTCCAGTGAGCGGATCAACGGAGGTTCGTGTGACCCGGGCCGCGTTGTATCTCATGCTGGCGGCGACGCTCGCCAACTCGCCTGGCACCTGCGAGAAGTCCGCATCGAGCCAATCGGCTGCCGCAGATCCGAGCGCCGGAGGATCGGGTGGCGATTGGACGAGGCTCGGCGCCGGCGCGTGCGCAAAGTATTTCACGCCCGAGGTCAATGCC of the Gemmatimonadaceae bacterium genome contains:
- a CDS encoding DinB family protein, whose amino-acid sequence is MEQKLVDTIALLTSTPATLNVLLRDLPEAWTSHDEGENTWTAFDVVGHLIHGERTDWMPRVRTILEFGDTRTFVPFDRFAQFRESEGKSLPQLLDQFARLRADNLAELRALNLQPADFERRGRHPALGAVNLSQLLGAWAVHDLTHLHQVSRIMAHQYRDAVGPWSKFLGVLQCAGHSA
- a CDS encoding DUF2779 domain-containing protein, encoding MTTSTVPSPNAGLAPRPRTLSKSDFILARDCAAKLYFRENGYPDARRNDPYLAMLADGGYMVEALAKARYRDGIQLEYGRDVAIDFARTRAALEAPNVTLFEATLLVGRRQARVDILEKRGNVLRLVEVKAKSFDGTEHARQLAQNRSGVFLSKKQPYRVNSDWSDKLADLTFQVVLLEHLMPGFVIQPVLALVDKSKSTGLDNVPGYFELVRRPSSDGTMRLHTARYIGSAEDLARLDLVTEVDVAREVAIMHDEIAELALLFEARLDSDFEAHTAGVELGSHCDKCEFRTPGETRSGFGECWGDLAGAEPHLLDLYRVGTAKAPDGTHLLPYMLGRHSASLLEAPIDGLIQADRNPGGNAARQRRQIEYTRAGSTYVGPELRGKIEMLHGPIHFIDFETSRLALPYHRGMRPYGLVTFQWSAHTARTLGGPLAHREWLNNVDIWPNQSFAESLRAAIGDEGPVLTWSHFEATTLKQIVSDLERFGHDAPDLVRWLSDVFERRIVDLYQWACRDYYHPGMGGSSSVKVVLDALWRTDPILRRQFVEWSGLSGEPANDPYRALPPIEINGVLQEVREGTGAMQSYQEMMYGEHKNDAATRDRWATLLKQYCRLDTLSMVLILEHWRRAVGLA
- a CDS encoding DUF433 domain-containing protein; protein product: MPWQDCIVSDPEVVVGKPVVRGTRLTVDCLLGLLAAGWSTEQLLASYPQLTPDSLRAVFAYAAEVTHDEMLHLLRRGAA
- a CDS encoding Fic family protein, producing the protein MPGSFRDLVWQHDPTLYAPARYRRACRYRAFVPERLAALVVTLDAGTAGAVSAAETAVAALNNRAHPALSPLARLLLRTESIASSKVEGIALGARALARAEAQSDTGEKIAQTAHEILANIDAMELAIDHAAETEAFALADIVAIHRRLMRASATPNVAGLVRDRQNWIGGNDYNPCGADFVPPPPKDVGKLLTDLCRAVNDDTLPPVVQAALVHAQFETIHPFVDGNGRTGRALIHVVLKRRGLARAYVPPISVILAATKSGYVDGLTSFRGADVGPWIQRFADATAASAELARGYLGAVERKVAAWRAALERHGAPRAGAAAWAVIDVLPAHPMITAPTAIAATQRARAAVYQAMEQLQHAGVLKPVSNSPRNRVWEAVGLLELLEGLEAGKLSIQR
- a CDS encoding WYL domain-containing protein — protein: MTTRKQAALTDAPAQLKRLLAIVPRIADGEEHSIASIAEMLGVSAETVANDLVSVGERYDTPGGFIEGLQVFIEAQKVSVRTGHFLRPMRLTVAELHALDLGLAMIRAERPAEECATIEKARERIRAVAAKLPNDSTPEAHYAAAAAEANPHLPAVRDALANRRKLRISYRRGDATSASTRVVCPYRLILAGPGWYLVAHCEHSKGVRVFRVDRIEEAQPLGEKYVAPQPAALAAALDSGPVFASTDAPVTLRVQYSARIARWIAEREQGSAEEDGSYLVEYPLADVDWALRHVLQYGAEAEMLAPAEVRQAIRARLESMLAEVDQ
- a CDS encoding type II toxin-antitoxin system RelE/ParE family toxin — its product is MHLYFIETNVFTKRVIQLGLENELHDLQGELLANPTAGDTDAGTGGLRKIRMRAARRAKGKRGGARAHYLYLAAHRVIYLLFVYGKDEQSTLSRDQKRQLRAMVESIKREWNAQ
- a CDS encoding WYL domain-containing protein, with translation MTSSKLQRWTDLIVGLLRHRLGVTFTELADDVPAYALPKRPTERQKATVKRMFERDKAELLAFGLPIETIGGEGEIEKYRLRPSNFYLPYLSILDHSGRGKTPSRVDRDGYHSVQSLTFSPDELTALGAALARVQKLGDPLLAEHARSAARKLAFDIPGIEYDGQDDVAVRAERVDAAVFPVLNEALLGRKRLTFTYHSMSGDSTAARTVEPLGLFFLNSHWYLAARDAGAHVVKNFRVSRMQRVAVNRARPQSADFVVPAGFDLREHARSRQAWELGDADGVEAVVEFVAQTGAAAPWMQLGAPVAGQPGQRNYRVRSLDRFVRWLMSLAGAARPVSPPDLVDSYRGALHAALRCYQGRP
- a CDS encoding SWIM zinc finger family protein — translated: MKRPKLGERLDRRALRKLSGEQSYERGQHYFASGRVRSVTEDKGRLSATVQGARAYRVSLWVKRLDVEYSCTCPLGRDGAFCKHCVAVGLAWLADQSPTSEGGRKPTVRMRDVRRYLAAQEKSALIDLAMEHAKENDRIRQRLLLRAARLDARGIDLDTYRRAIDAAADAGDFVEYGAVHDYAKGIHDAIDSLDELLREGGADQVVDLTEHALSVVERGLQSVDDSDGYMGGILERLQQLHLAACRKAKPDPRQLARRLWEWELRGDWDVFSGAVETYAGVLGRAGIVAYRQLADAEWAKLAAVGPRGADRGDHARRFRITRAMEALARQTGDVEAVVAVKKRDLSSPYYYLQIAEAYKAARKHDLALEWAERGVREFPERTESRLREFLADEYHRRKRDDEAMAIIWAEFTESAQLEQYRVLKKHAARTGSWNVWREKAIAFIRESLATAESNAQSARSIWSRHTDSGELVRILLWEKKADAAWHEALAGGCSDGLWLALARNRMKEHPSDALPIYQRLIEPTLIRKNKQAYREAIGLLRQIRDLMFRVGKEREFERYLAQVRSGHKAKRNFIALLDHATWT